The proteins below come from a single Caulobacter segnis ATCC 21756 genomic window:
- a CDS encoding sugar phosphate isomerase/epimerase family protein produces MRTTANLTRAAADLSRRGFLAAGVATFAAAGAASAAQATFFQRHKLPLGIQLYSLGPDLAKELDTQLATVSKIGFKTVELAGYLGRTPAELRAAFDRAGLACTSAHVQPKGAGASFSGDLAKLADDLHVIGVKTAIMPIHYIPDRFTGADLRQAGTQMTAEDWKWNADFLNEKAAVLKKAGIATGYHNHNFELAPLGDTTGMDILLKGTDPSLVTFEMDAGWVTAAGHDPFAMLKAHPGRFTHMHVKDVKPTTKANFELRQDPTEVGSGMINWPKLLPAAYDAGVRGFFYEQEPPFKGARLESAKISFGYLAKVVA; encoded by the coding sequence GTGCGAACGACCGCCAACCTCACCCGCGCCGCCGCCGACCTGTCCCGGCGGGGCTTCCTCGCCGCCGGCGTCGCGACTTTCGCCGCCGCGGGCGCCGCCAGCGCCGCCCAGGCGACCTTCTTCCAACGTCATAAGCTGCCGTTGGGCATCCAGCTCTATAGCCTGGGTCCGGATCTGGCGAAGGAGCTGGACACCCAGCTCGCCACGGTCTCCAAGATCGGTTTCAAGACGGTGGAGCTGGCCGGGTATCTTGGCCGCACGCCGGCTGAGCTGCGCGCCGCCTTTGACCGCGCGGGCCTGGCCTGCACCAGCGCCCACGTCCAGCCCAAGGGCGCCGGCGCCAGCTTCAGCGGCGATTTGGCCAAACTGGCCGACGACCTCCACGTGATCGGCGTGAAGACGGCGATCATGCCGATCCACTACATCCCGGACCGCTTCACCGGCGCCGATCTGCGTCAGGCCGGGACCCAGATGACCGCCGAGGACTGGAAGTGGAACGCCGACTTCCTGAACGAGAAGGCCGCCGTCCTGAAGAAGGCCGGCATCGCCACTGGCTATCACAACCACAATTTCGAGCTCGCGCCGCTGGGCGACACCACGGGCATGGACATCCTGCTGAAGGGCACGGATCCGAGCCTGGTGACCTTCGAGATGGACGCCGGCTGGGTGACGGCCGCCGGCCACGACCCGTTCGCGATGCTGAAGGCGCATCCCGGGCGCTTCACCCACATGCACGTCAAGGACGTCAAGCCGACGACCAAGGCCAATTTCGAGCTGCGTCAGGACCCGACCGAAGTCGGGTCGGGCATGATCAATTGGCCAAAGCTCTTGCCCGCCGCCTATGACGCCGGCGTGCGCGGGTTCTTCTATGAGCAGGAGCCGCCCTTCAAGGGCGCGCGCCTGGAGTCGGCCAAGATCAGCTTCGGCTATCTGGCCAAGGTGGTCGCCTGA
- a CDS encoding MFS transporter: protein MKTSFRLFLMMVLQLAIWGAWAPKIFPYMGMLGFAPWQQSLVGSAWGVAALVGIFFSNQFADRNFSAERFLAASHLIGGLALVGTAFSTTFWPFFLCYLVFSLVYVPTLSVTNSIAFANLRDPAGEFGAVRMGGTVGWVLVSWPFVFLLGAQATVEQTRWIFLVAAILSFAFAAYSLTLPHTPPRKEEAGVDKLAWRRAFKLLGAPFVLVLFIVTFIDSVIHNGYFVMADAFLTNRVGIAGNLSMVVLSLGQVAEILTMFFLGRVLARLGWKITMIIGVLGHAARFAVFAFFADSIPVIVAVQLLHGICYAFFFATVYIFVDAVFPKDVRSSAQGLFNLLILGVGNVAASFLFPELISRLTTDGTVDYTSLFLVPTGMALVATLLLAVFFRPPAKGPVAESEADQAAPAAASPAQP from the coding sequence ATGAAGACGAGCTTCCGGCTCTTCCTGATGATGGTGCTGCAACTGGCGATCTGGGGCGCCTGGGCGCCGAAGATCTTTCCGTACATGGGCATGTTGGGCTTTGCGCCCTGGCAGCAGTCGCTGGTCGGCAGCGCCTGGGGCGTCGCGGCCCTTGTCGGCATCTTCTTTTCGAACCAGTTCGCCGACCGCAACTTCTCGGCCGAGCGGTTCCTGGCCGCGAGCCACCTGATCGGCGGCCTGGCCCTGGTCGGCACGGCGTTCTCGACCACCTTCTGGCCGTTCTTCCTGTGCTACCTGGTCTTCAGTCTGGTCTATGTGCCGACCCTGTCGGTGACCAACTCGATCGCCTTCGCCAACCTGCGCGATCCAGCCGGTGAGTTTGGCGCGGTGCGGATGGGCGGCACGGTGGGCTGGGTTCTGGTCAGCTGGCCCTTCGTTTTCCTGCTGGGCGCGCAGGCTACGGTTGAACAAACGCGATGGATCTTCCTGGTCGCAGCGATCCTGTCCTTCGCCTTCGCCGCCTACTCACTGACCCTGCCGCACACCCCGCCGCGCAAAGAGGAGGCGGGCGTCGACAAGCTGGCGTGGCGACGGGCGTTCAAGCTCCTGGGCGCGCCGTTCGTGCTGGTGCTGTTCATCGTCACCTTCATCGATTCCGTTATCCACAACGGCTATTTCGTGATGGCCGACGCCTTCCTGACCAACCGCGTCGGGATCGCCGGCAACCTGTCGATGGTCGTGCTGAGCCTGGGCCAGGTGGCCGAGATCCTGACCATGTTCTTCCTGGGGCGCGTCTTGGCGCGGCTGGGCTGGAAGATCACGATGATCATCGGCGTCCTGGGCCACGCCGCCCGCTTCGCCGTCTTCGCCTTCTTCGCCGACAGCATCCCGGTGATCGTCGCCGTCCAGCTGCTGCACGGGATCTGCTACGCGTTCTTCTTCGCGACGGTCTACATCTTCGTCGACGCGGTGTTCCCCAAGGACGTCCGCTCCAGCGCGCAAGGCCTGTTCAACCTCTTGATCCTGGGCGTTGGCAATGTCGCCGCCAGCTTCCTGTTCCCCGAGCTGATCAGCCGCCTCACCACCGACGGGACCGTCGACTATACGAGCCTGTTCCTGGTCCCGACCGGCATGGCGTTGGTCGCCACCCTGTTGCTGGCCGTCTTCTTCCGCCCGCCGGCCAAGGGACCGGTCGCCGAGAGCGAGGCCGACCAGGCCGCTCCGGCCGCCGCCAGCCCCGCCCAGCCCTGA
- a CDS encoding LacI family DNA-binding transcriptional regulator, translated as MATIQDVARAAGVSTATVSRVFSAPELVIESTRQRVMAAVAQLGYEPNFAAKSLRTLRTEKILVTVPDISNPFFSQVIRGVEEAALAAGYSVLLGDTRHEEAREEQYAAMFRRKEADGLIFLGHRLPEALAEMVAVKGVKTPIVNGCEFRPGLAVSSAHIDNEGAAAEVMEHLYGLGHARIGVVTGPLASPISSDRLSGVLAAAQRHGRASALRISIGDFSIESGVRQAGELLDEPGRPTAIFCFSDEMAMGALEAIRRRGLVCPRDVSLVGFDDIRFARHLDPQLTTVSQPMEEIGHEVVRLLLDILAGRATTLQNVTLPHELVVRASTAPPPA; from the coding sequence ATGGCGACCATTCAAGATGTTGCGCGGGCCGCAGGCGTGTCGACCGCGACCGTGTCGCGGGTGTTCAGCGCCCCCGAACTGGTGATCGAGTCCACGCGTCAGCGTGTGATGGCGGCCGTCGCCCAGCTTGGCTACGAGCCCAACTTCGCCGCCAAGAGCCTGCGCACCCTGAGGACGGAAAAAATCCTTGTCACGGTGCCCGACATCTCAAACCCGTTCTTCTCGCAGGTCATTCGCGGGGTCGAGGAAGCCGCGCTCGCCGCCGGCTACTCCGTCCTCCTGGGTGACACGCGACACGAGGAGGCTCGCGAGGAGCAGTATGCGGCCATGTTCCGGCGCAAGGAGGCCGACGGCCTGATCTTCCTGGGCCACCGCCTGCCCGAAGCTTTGGCCGAAATGGTCGCCGTCAAGGGCGTGAAGACGCCGATCGTCAACGGCTGCGAATTCCGGCCGGGCTTGGCGGTATCCAGCGCCCACATCGACAATGAGGGCGCCGCCGCCGAGGTGATGGAGCACCTCTATGGCCTGGGTCACGCCCGGATCGGCGTCGTCACGGGACCGCTGGCCAGCCCGATCAGCAGCGACCGCCTCTCCGGCGTACTGGCGGCCGCCCAGCGCCATGGTCGGGCCAGCGCGCTGCGTATCTCGATTGGCGACTTCTCGATCGAGTCGGGCGTCCGACAGGCTGGCGAGCTGCTCGACGAACCAGGTCGCCCGACGGCGATCTTCTGCTTCAGCGACGAAATGGCGATGGGCGCGCTGGAGGCGATCCGCCGACGCGGCCTCGTCTGTCCGCGCGACGTTTCGCTTGTCGGCTTCGACGACATCCGCTTCGCTCGCCACCTCGATCCGCAGCTCACCACGGTCAGCCAGCCGATGGAGGAGATCGGCCACGAGGTCGTGCGCCTCCTGCTCGATATCCTGGCCGGTCGCGCCACGACGCTGCAGAACGTCACCCTGCCCCACGAGCTGGTCGTGCGCGCGAGTACGGCCCCGCCCCCGGCTTAG